The Bactrocera dorsalis isolate Fly_Bdor chromosome 2, ASM2337382v1, whole genome shotgun sequence region GATCTTAAATGCCCATTATCTCTGTAAGGTGTGAGCAGGAATTTTGATAAAGGATAGGCAGAATCTCCTAAAATGACTGCATTTTCAGCAAGTTCCACTTCACCGGAAATAATTCCTTTATAAATAGGGCTAGTTTTCCATACATGAGCATCATGGCAACTGCCTGGACATCCAATAAATACATCCAGAAAGCGAAATTTACTGTCACATATGGCCTAAACATAAGAGTTAGCAGAAATTTTGTGTTGATAAAACTGAAGCTTAAATATACCTGCAAAATAATTGTATGATTTCCTTTTCGGTTGTAGTAACTAATCGCATCATTTTTTGGAAGCGAGATGTTGAAATGCGTCACATCTACACATCCCACAACAAATGGAAAAGGATTGCATCGACTCCTTTCGAAATGTTCCATTACTTGCCTTTGTTTAACAGCAGAAGGccatattatttcattttttaatgaagaaatcattttaataacattaaaaaatattttatgcgtgGTTCCCTTCGCAACACCAAACCGGTCACTAAGCTCGCGAAACGTGCCGTTGCTGTTACCCAATTTCCACAGCGTTACATAAAGGCACATTTCAAGGGAATGCCCCAACCGGCCGCGCAATGATCTGGTCCAATATGGTTGGATAGAGTTTCGCAATATCTAAAACACAAAGTAgcacattacatacatatcaaaTTCAACAACTAAAAGTTAAGCTTACCATAAAAGTTGATCGCGCCATCCGAAAATGCGATTGAAATACATCCTCTGgatagttttttattatatccaGGTAATTGTTCACTTTTGGTACGgaccttttcttttttaaatcactttttaGTAAAAGATTTCTTCTCTTTACTTgtttaatcctttttttattgtaattcaataaaatattctcactCTGAGTTTCCTGGTTATCAATAATtgcgttaattaaaaattccatttctcTGGCGTTcgtaaatgcgaaaaaattctTCGCAGCACAACCGCAATGGCAAGGCAGTAGAATCAGCTGATTGTGCAGTAGCAACCACAGCCGGCAAGAATGCAGCAGGGTTGCACAAAATTACTGCGTTTACGAACTAACCCTCTTTGTAaagtatggtcggacgaaagcatgcccaacgattggaatttaagtgtgctatgcccaatccataaaaagggagagcCCACAatctgtgtgaaagattaaagcccaccgtcaacaaactgattggaccttatcagtgtggaaaaagacccgtgaaaggagaatcgacacacaccacctcttcgtcgatttcaaagctgctttca contains the following coding sequences:
- the LOC125776653 gene encoding putative nuclease HARBI1; protein product: MEFLINAIIDNQETQSENILLNYNKKRIKQVKRRNLLLKSDLKKKRSVPKVNNYLDIIKNYPEDVFQSHFRMARSTFMILRNSIQPYWTRSLRGRLGHSLEMCLYVTLWKLGNSNGTFRELSDRFGVAKGTTHKIFFNVIKMISSLKNEIIWPSAVKQRQVMEHFERSRCNPFPFVVGCVDVTHFNISLPKNDAISYYNRKGNHTIILQAICDSKFRFLDVFIGCPGSCHDAHVWKTSPIYKGIISGEVELAENAVILGDSAYPLSKFLLTPYRDNGHLRSEERKFNYCLSSTRVFIEQSYGILEQKFKILNYINLRSVKKASMVIFACTILHNFIINRGNPSEYLVELPENNNVINEENENHLSTSLAPEENNDLDGIAIRRNLTTLFCS